One window of Chroococcidiopsis sp. TS-821 genomic DNA carries:
- the arsM gene encoding arsenosugar biosynthesis arsenite methyltransferase ArsM — MSYLETAAQFYSEVAETPEVGLCCVQSSPLQFPGLKIPSQMQEMNYGCGTTVHPAELVNQPTVLYVGVGGGLEALQFAYFSRRPGGVIAVEPVAAMRLAAARNLEIAAQQNPWFDPSFVEIREGDAFSLPVADASVDVVAQNCLFNIFAPDDLSQALKEAFRVLKPGGKLQMSDPIATRPIPAHLQQDERLRAMCLSGALTYEQYIEKIVDAGFGQVEIRARRPYRLLDCDTYNLEANLLLESLDSVAFKVPIPEDGACIFTGKTAIYYGKEEYFDDANGHVLQRGVPAVVCDKTAAKLGLLLQQEVMITESTWHYIGGGCC, encoded by the coding sequence ATGAGCTATTTAGAAACCGCTGCACAATTTTACAGTGAAGTTGCCGAAACACCCGAAGTTGGACTTTGTTGCGTTCAAAGCAGTCCTTTGCAATTTCCTGGACTCAAGATTCCCTCACAAATGCAAGAGATGAACTATGGTTGTGGAACTACAGTTCATCCAGCTGAACTCGTCAATCAACCAACGGTACTCTATGTTGGTGTGGGCGGTGGCTTAGAAGCGTTACAGTTTGCTTATTTCTCGCGTCGTCCTGGTGGTGTGATTGCAGTAGAACCTGTTGCAGCGATGCGTTTGGCTGCGGCGCGGAATTTAGAAATTGCTGCACAACAAAACCCTTGGTTTGACCCTAGCTTTGTCGAAATCCGCGAAGGTGATGCGTTTAGCTTACCCGTTGCGGATGCCTCAGTTGATGTCGTTGCCCAAAATTGTTTATTTAATATTTTTGCACCAGACGATCTTTCACAGGCACTCAAAGAAGCCTTCCGAGTGTTAAAACCTGGTGGAAAATTGCAAATGAGTGACCCGATCGCTACTCGTCCTATTCCTGCGCATCTTCAACAAGACGAGCGACTGCGTGCCATGTGCTTATCAGGCGCGCTTACCTACGAACAGTATATCGAAAAAATCGTTGATGCTGGCTTTGGTCAAGTGGAAATTCGGGCGCGTCGTCCTTATCGACTATTAGATTGCGATACTTACAATTTAGAAGCAAATTTACTTCTAGAAAGTCTCGATTCTGTCGCTTTTAAAGTACCAATTCCGGAAGATGGAGCGTGTATTTTTACAGGCAAAACTGCTATATATTACGGCAAAGAAGAATATTTTGATGACGCTAATGGTCATGTTCTCCAACGTGGAGTACCAGCCGTTGTCTGTGATAAAACCGCAGCCAAACTCGGCTTGTTGCTACAACAAGAAGTTATGATTACCGAATCTACTTGGCATTATATTGGCGGTGGCTGCTGTTAA
- the purN gene encoding phosphoribosylglycinamide formyltransferase, with protein sequence MSSNLDLFSLDSTLSLVSPSVSLRDITIEVPLRLGILASGNGSNFAAVADAIAQGNLNAQIQVLIYNNPDAKAAVRAQNRGIPAKLLNHRDFASREDLDAQIVKTLCEYNVEWVIMAGWMRIVTPILINAFPNRIVNIHPSLLPSFKGVRAVEQALAAKVKISGCTAHFVSLEVDSGTILLQAAVPVLPDDTPETLHARIQVQEHRILPQAIALAASQF encoded by the coding sequence ATGTCCAGTAATTTAGATCTATTTAGCCTTGATTCTACTCTGAGTCTAGTTTCTCCCTCGGTATCACTACGCGACATAACAATCGAAGTTCCCTTAAGACTAGGAATTCTCGCCTCTGGAAATGGTAGTAATTTTGCCGCCGTTGCAGATGCGATCGCGCAAGGAAACCTGAATGCTCAAATACAAGTTCTGATTTACAATAACCCAGATGCTAAAGCTGCTGTACGCGCTCAAAATCGAGGGATTCCTGCAAAATTATTAAATCACCGCGATTTTGCCTCCAGAGAAGACTTAGACGCCCAAATCGTCAAGACTTTATGCGAATATAATGTTGAATGGGTAATTATGGCAGGTTGGATGCGCATTGTCACCCCAATTTTGATTAATGCTTTTCCCAATCGAATTGTGAACATTCACCCCAGTTTACTGCCTAGCTTTAAAGGTGTTCGCGCCGTTGAGCAAGCATTAGCCGCAAAAGTCAAAATTTCAGGATGCACCGCGCACTTTGTCAGTCTGGAAGTCGATAGTGGTACGATTTTACTTCAAGCTGCCGTGCCAGTTTTACCTGACGATACCCCAGAAACGCTGCACGCACGCATTCAAGTTCAAGAACACCGCATCTTACCACAGGCGATCGCCCTCGCTGCATCTCAATTTTAG
- a CDS encoding carbohydrate ABC transporter permease: MWGNKKDTPRYSKSWLDNDAIAAWVFLAPAAIILGIFLLYPIAYLFYLSFTAGSFTSAGIRWVGLRNYLRLILNPDFWQVLGNTAYFTVATVIPSLIIPLGLAVLLNRAVIWRDFFRSAYFLPSITSLVAAGLGFRWLFQTDGPVNAFLSFFGIEPIPWLGSTTWAMPVLILLSIWKQLGFNMVVFLAGLQAIPPSRYEAAEIDGANAWQQFWHITLPGLRPTLIFATITTAIFTLRSFEQVYVVTGGGPLNSTNLLVYYIYQEAFAQFDFGYAAAAATVLLAVALVLVYLQLRTWSEDSD, from the coding sequence ATGTGGGGTAATAAGAAAGATACTCCTCGATATAGTAAATCGTGGTTGGATAATGATGCGATCGCCGCGTGGGTTTTTCTTGCTCCAGCAGCGATTATTTTAGGAATATTTCTGCTATACCCAATCGCCTATTTGTTTTATCTTAGCTTTACTGCGGGTAGTTTTACCTCAGCAGGAATTCGCTGGGTTGGATTGAGAAACTACTTGCGCTTAATTCTCAATCCCGATTTTTGGCAAGTTCTAGGAAATACAGCATATTTTACCGTTGCCACAGTAATTCCTAGTTTAATCATACCTTTAGGACTAGCCGTACTTTTAAACCGTGCTGTTATCTGGCGCGATTTCTTCCGTAGCGCCTATTTTCTGCCCTCAATTACCTCTTTAGTGGCAGCAGGCTTAGGCTTTCGCTGGTTATTTCAAACCGACGGTCCTGTAAATGCATTTTTAAGTTTTTTTGGCATCGAACCGATTCCGTGGCTAGGAAGCACCACTTGGGCAATGCCCGTTTTGATTTTACTCAGCATTTGGAAGCAATTAGGTTTCAATATGGTCGTCTTCCTTGCTGGGTTGCAAGCCATTCCACCAAGTCGCTATGAAGCCGCCGAAATTGATGGGGCTAATGCTTGGCAACAGTTTTGGCATATTACCTTACCAGGATTGCGACCAACTCTGATATTCGCAACAATTACAACCGCAATATTTACGCTACGCAGTTTCGAGCAAGTTTATGTCGTAACAGGAGGAGGTCCTTTAAATTCGACTAATTTATTAGTTTACTATATTTACCAAGAAGCATTTGCGCAATTTGATTTTGGTTACGCTGCTGCTGCGGCTACGGTTCTTCTAGCAGTCGCACTCGTCTTAGTTTATTTACAGTTGCGGACTTGGAGTGAAGATTCAGATTAA
- a CDS encoding DUF2301 domain-containing membrane protein — protein sequence MLEQTSSEAIVYQGQFGEFTITNSDRTGVIVYRAGLMIAALSFALGSALVLLNPSAGNLQILTPLFACFCVALGVSLLTIHIYLTVLHRVLQVFWTIGTLSAIVFAVNSTAPLAVTIYDRPTTLFGVGFVFAALTGIYFKEAFCFDRLETKILTPLVPILLLGHLLQVLPMQWEKAMLAVWAVLFMVFALRKVVQPIPPDIGDKSVFAYLKQQRAKA from the coding sequence ATGTTGGAACAAACCAGCTCTGAAGCAATCGTTTACCAAGGTCAATTTGGTGAATTCACCATTACTAATAGCGATCGCACTGGAGTTATTGTTTATCGCGCAGGTTTAATGATAGCTGCGTTGAGTTTTGCGCTTGGTAGTGCTTTAGTATTGCTCAATCCCAGTGCAGGAAATTTGCAAATACTAACTCCTTTATTTGCTTGTTTTTGCGTTGCACTAGGCGTTAGCTTGTTGACAATTCATATTTATTTAACCGTACTTCATCGAGTACTACAAGTTTTTTGGACAATTGGTACATTGTCAGCAATCGTTTTTGCAGTTAATAGTACTGCACCTTTAGCAGTCACGATTTACGATCGCCCAACAACCTTATTCGGTGTTGGTTTTGTCTTTGCTGCTTTGACAGGAATTTACTTTAAAGAAGCGTTTTGCTTTGATCGTTTAGAAACAAAAATTCTCACCCCGTTAGTCCCCATTTTGTTATTAGGGCATTTATTACAAGTTTTGCCAATGCAATGGGAAAAAGCAATGCTAGCAGTTTGGGCAGTATTGTTTATGGTATTTGCTTTGCGTAAAGTCGTACAGCCGATTCCTCCAGATATCGGAGATAAATCAGTCTTTGCTTATTTAAAACAACAGCGTGCAAAGGCTTGA